From Monomorium pharaonis isolate MP-MQ-018 chromosome 9, ASM1337386v2, whole genome shotgun sequence, the proteins below share one genomic window:
- the LOC105839375 gene encoding uncharacterized protein LOC105839375 produces MERKKETASDLKRSKARSFKTKIGQPAECNNIVSIETVNTIGDVTKYVKMIKDDAPSSDEFDKDLEEEYRNLNDMLDLPNDTYSFSKITTMLPLCDKYEVYSGSIHSHMPYFSPLSRGYQGGAIAIAAFATTAIHKSRCWNETVIDQIVEDGDTFYCESYKDVNTDDRRTMTVLDLKRTLFLQKKFNVKVWIEDPAYAGKFRSCNPTELHLAKALELFFERHNAGILTSPVLNIAIWKDSKYYNIFDGQARRKSGEPAADRVSGSAKLFLMKDLMGLLYIILEKSNVQNESFVIYPIYISNVETVSSEDAAEVVKPLGKARRRPSGYKICQESRAVIQGSYHLKHPAIPEALRGKGHLIVAVAALIYSRLISANEWTSALLDLIFNQSNIYLIDLVRVLEKKLDDEFELHLNDLLSDIILGVYSAKVKIDANVIPSQAQKDKITIGNGIKEFFEKQEIGILEIKKIFYAIWKDGKAYYFLDPFACDNEGFRIDYSDRKRTTGDTIRDAACVTMNSSVNEVVETVLENTGNEETDPFLIHGVKVLYVKTGVTPDSPLEKVIYRESGTNRRPQAPSPPAPIDARVKTDLIDVIPRLQLDLRKFIEVSIQYPEIMQNIEQYMMRADESVTILTPLEKDKKTKKIEEINVDEEDEDVENEDVEDEDAEDEDAEDEDAEDEDAKDEDAEDKDAEDEDAEDEDVENEDVKDEYVENEDVEIEDVEDEYVEDEDVEDEDAEDEDAEDEDAEDEDAEDKDAEDKDAEDEDVENEDVKDEYVENEDVEIEDVEDEYVEDEDVEDEDVEDEDVEDEDVEDEDVEDEDVEDEDVEEEDMGYKIINNHRIFVRGSKTCMSPDYRLQSQGRQGLIIGLTTLTYRKLKDPTNWLSTDVDQILNIGNKSYEQIITWIKQGRPEIKDEEEEEEGEEEEEEEKEIVREVARAPSHLDISLLPPRLKLAENDVFFKTKKNVVEGDANPLANLAEALERYFEHYPEMILENNKLMYAIWRENGNFFLFNPYGSDTEGWRLWNYTACFIVMDSLNELVNLLYGILEYNDPRFSLHFVALDAIKGKYKSPIEIVIPDDQITKKFQTKFLPITDEDLLKLEEKKPDVADMEVTKEFAGDKEEVLKEEEEEEEEEELEEYKDPVLPVEESLQPDAPYRLNLALLTSTVKIQDPTEEELNGLNEEIIMEKMKYDHPPPYVVPPRKTFRILLEAKLANRSIPSLVSRFSIDSRLEIKKSDVPVESTSIAIVPLLRDIKPSKIIKLSLRKYLYSRLPPIRMVPLRAIDESYIQDKEVDKTIDKKYLEREKLDKKEEYNMLEKLPIASYAAKPEVIPVGPVIKTPFLIKRLTYPDERKRKGVSTTEKAAITVKKDLCDEPLNEKDDKIEKTQKTIISAKNNKKEVVSSPKVVGFQVILKYNIRYSRIAYHIRLYKQNILNTQFKYYFKVVDEDLEIIRGNLRLLDRARIETSYFKPCYIAAIVCILIKIKKDADRFSDRILDQVILFTESLNEFIGRLQYDGYRTFDNLEIFDTNFNIILKEVISADPERSPSDELDIVVSKFLEKNQTGILVLLNCAYAIWMADDRYYLFDPYPCDERGNANEEGYCCLMRFRDLRSMLDRIKENAGETAKKSFRLYTIVIAYMEVDPSLYGSRSKRKRKKGVKRRIRLKDPSEESILSETERDMSRPAVEAEISLIELAEWVTSHAELDLYRDGAATGFTPMRNYEASMLEVSVLEDDITTPTLEPTSTSLQGREEMAEVKTVSFGRIFRNHSSVAIPIDLCIMAWSLIYDPASWSERTVNGLIEAAFDCAFDNVLASEDTSVSDMIDAVLPEFEVADYAFRVEFAPLHHGILYATEGWNLAMTLEKILEMTTYTGAIIVCDDAHVGVIKHGKNYFAWWTVAGTKSLRMIASSNLGDFLKLIVKVIDVPEEIEFTVRVVTISYARKMDPDYSDIKGLHEPRMTTVSLPEIHRKEISKSSEAIFKTTAKKPIFILGTVALRDRDSLQEPRTKRCYFVALLAVVIKRDIVQSPLPAMIDRVLEVAENLYRGFPESKFHAEHILRNVPLMNRLFNLRDCALPLVVLTTNSHTGRKDFYVQVKHHLKRYFKMHTSGILHFTNCCYGFWYSRATKCYYYLDPYRCDWRGRKTSVTGKACLCIFSSVRQMVKHMCLNQYETTTGFFIHRIHVTSIDASPFEKFQEDPMWVYLDYHWNFAHSIMKSRKKAKGGDRSDPLKIDRRFWKNYAIEVIGLIYSVWGTIGAYDHRFGERAGKNRTAICVAVLAMQNLCHPSRWNPAVLDSAVICGDSYYTESLKSLMRKCSKCENRFGLRTSFRIFPHSWTIDFGTSVYGILYGNQNESTLTDALISAFEEAHNVVIECNGITLAALATKDAYYVADPCWIGPPLFARNRGAIYVLRCKNINVLVYAITKIFNTNQRIGVYITPLYLAFDREDFDADLRITERKILPRSLQKIPGKIEDPGIPIRGAFTVPDEDSYLQYQQHLAESVSRDFQLESLQLQCTEPTLNPEKANNALVSTKWRLNLGKARSRKRPLSDRDRTKDDLLEYADSVTDLCQRQISTMDLISVSDRYSRSVDFISDDTPDHRM; encoded by the exons atggaacGTAAGAAAGAGACAGCATCCGATTTGAAAAGATCTAAAGCAAGATCATTCAAGACGAAAATAGGACAGCCTGCTGAATGCAATAACATAGTTTCAATCGAAACTGTCAACACTATCGGAGATGTTacaaaatatgtgaaaatGATCAAGGACGATGCGCCGAGTAGTGACGAGTTTGATAAAGATCTGGAGGAAGAATATCGAAACTTGAACGATATGCTCGATTTACCGAATGACACTTActcttttagtaaaattacaacaatgtTACCCTTGTGCGACAAATATGAAGTTTATTCCGGTTCAATTCACTCACACATGCCGTATTTTTCACCATTATCCAGAGGTTATCAG GGTGGCGCTATAGCGATTGCAGCTTTTGCCACGACTGCGATTCACAAATCTCGCTGCTGGAACGAGACGGTGATCGATCAAATCGTCGAGGACGGCGACACTTTTTACTGCGAGTCCTACAAAGACGTGAACACCGACGATCGTCGGACAATGACCGTCCTTGACTTGAAAAGGACTCTTTTCctacaaaaaaagtttaatgtaaAAGTCTGGATCGAGGATCCGGCATACGCCGGGAAATTCCGTTCTTGTAATCCGACAGAGCTTCATCTGGCGAAAGCGTTGGAGCTATTTTTTGAGCGACACAACGCCGGAATCTTGACCTCGCCGGTACTCAATATAGCGATCTGGAAAGACtcgaaatattacaatatatttgatgGTCAGGCACGACGAAAAAGTGGCGAGCCCGCAGCGGACAGGGTTAGCGGATCGGCTAAATTGTTTCTCATGAAAGACTTGATGGGGTTACTGTACATCATTCTCGAAAAGAGTAACGTGCAAAATGAATCCTTTGTGATTTACCCCATATACATCAGCAACGTCGAGACAGTTTCTTCGGAAGATGCCGCGGAGGTCGTAAAGCCACTCGGGAAGGCACGAAGGAGACCAAGCGGATATAAAATTTGTCAGGAATCTCGAGCTGTGATACAGGGATCTTATCATCTAAAGCATCCCGCCATTCCGGAAGCGTTGCGAGGTAAGGGACACCTTATTGTAGCCGTGGCGGCCTTGATATATTCCCGGCTAATCAGTGCCAACGAGTGGACATCCGCTTTGCTTGACCTGATCTTCAATCAGTCCAATATCTACTTGATCGATCTAGTCAGAGTTCTGGAAAAGAAGCTTGACGACGAATTCGAACTTCACTTGAATGATTTGTTGAGCGATATTATCCTTGGAGTGTATTCCGCCAAAGTAAAGATAGATGCAAATGTAATACCAAGTCAAGCGCAGAAAGATAAGATTACTATTGGCAATGGCATAAAAGAGTTCTTTGAGAAGCAAGAAATTGGAATACTTGAGATCAAGAAGATCTTTTATGCAATCTGGAAGGATGGTAAAGCGTACTACTTCCTCGATCCGTTCGCTTGTGACAACGAGGGTTTTAGAATCGATTACAGTGACAGGAAACGTACAACAGGTGATACTATTAGAGATGCTGCTTGTGTGACCATGAATAGCAGCGTAAATGAGGTGGTAGAGACGGTGCTGGAGAATACCGGCAACGAGGAGACGGATCCTTTCCTAATACACGGAGTCAAGGTGCTCTATGTCAAGACGGGAGTGACGCCAGATAGTCCGCTCGAAAAAGTGATTTATCGAGAGAGTGGTACAAACCGTAGACCACAAGCTCCATCGCCACCGGCACCGATAGATGCGAGAGTAAAAACTGATCTGATAGATGTGATTCCACGCTTACAATTAGATTTGCGTAAATTTATAGAAGTATCTATTCAATATCCAGAGATTATGCAAAACATAGAACAATACATGATGAGGGCTGACGAATCAGTAACCATTCTAACACCCctagaaaaagataagaaaacaaaaaaaatagaagaaataaatgtagATGAAGAAGATGAAGATGTTGAAAATGAAGATGTTGAAGATGAAGATGCAGAAGATGAAGATGCAGAAGATGAAGATGCAGAAGATGAAGATGCAAAAGATGAAGATGCAGAAGATAAAGATGCAGAAGATGAAGATGCAGAAGATGAAGATGTTGAAAATGAAGATGTGAAAGATGAATATGTTGAAAATGAAGATGTCGAAATTGAAGATGTGGAAGATGAATATGTTGAAGATGAAGATGTTGAAGATGAAGATGCAGAAGATGAAGATGCAGAAGATGAAGATGCAGAAGATGAAGATGCAGAAGATAAAGATGCAGAAGATAAAGATGCAGAAGATGAAGATGTTGAAAATGAAGATGTGAAAGATGAATATGTTGAAAATGAAGATGTCGAAATTGAAGATGTGGAAGATGAATATGTTGAAGATGAAGATGTTGAAGATGAAGATGTTGAAGATGAAGATGTTGAAGATGAAGATGTTGAAGATGAAGATGTTGAAGATGAAGATGTTGAAGATGAAGATGTTGAAGAAGAGGAT atgggatataaaattataaacaaccATCGTATTTTCGTTCGCGGCAGCAAGACTTGTATGAGCCCCGATTATCGTCTGCAATCACAAGGTAGACAAGGATTAATAATTGGGTTGACTACATTGacatatagaaaattaaaggaTCCAACTAATTGGCTAAGCACAGACGTGGATCAAATTCTTAATATCGGCAACAAGAGTTACGAACAAATTATAACATGGATCAAACAAGGCCGACCGGAAATAAAAGAC gaagaagaagaggaggaaggagaagaagaagaagaagaggaaaaagaaattgttcgTGAAGTAGCACGCGCTCCAAGTCACTTagatatttctcttttaccTCCCAGACTGAAATTAGCCGAAAACGACGTTTTTTTCAAGACAAAGAAGAACGTCGTTGAAGGTGACGCAAATCCTTTGGCTAATCTCGCGGAGGCCCTCGAACGTTACTTCGAACATTATCCCGAAATGATATTGGAAAACAACAAATTAATGTACGCCATTTGGAgagaaaatggaaatttttttctgtttaatcCTTATGGTAGCGATACAGAAGGATGGCGTCTTTGGAACTACACAGCTTGCTTCATTGTAATGGACAGTCTCAACGAATTGGTCAATCTTCTATATGGCATTTTAGAATACAACGATCCACGTTTCTCACTTCATTTCGTAGCTCTAGACGCAATAAAGGGAAAGTACAAGTCACCCATAGAAATCGTAATCCCGGATGaccaaataacaaaaaaattccaaacaAAATTTCTACCAATTACTGATGAAGATTTACTAAAACTCGAAGAGAAGAAGCCGGATGTCGCCGATATGGAAGTGACGAAGGAGTTTGCTGGAGATAAAGAAGAAGTCTTaaaggaggaagaagaagaagaggaagaggaagaa ttGGAAGAATATAAAGATCCCGTGTTGCCGGTCGAGGAATCTTTGCAGCCCGATGCACCTTACCGCTTAAACTTGGCTCTCTTGACTTCCACAGTAAAGATCCAAGATCCGACTGAAGAAGAGCTGAATGGTTTGAATGAGGAGATAATAATGGAAAAGATGAAGTATGATCATCCGCCGCCGTACGTGGTGCCTCCAAGGAAAACGTTTCGTATTTTGCTAGAAGCAAAATTGGCGAATAGATCAATCCCGTCTCTTGTATCAAGATTCTCGATAGACTCCAgactagaaataaaaaaaagcgatGTCCCGGTGGAATCTACTTCAATCGCGATCGTGCCGTTGCTTCGAGACATAAAACCATCAAAGATCATCAAGCTATCTTTGAGGAAGTACTTGTACTCGAGATTACCACCGATCCGCATGGTGCCTTTAAGAGCTATCGACGAGAGTTACATTCAAGATAAAGAAGTCGATAAAACGATTGACAAGAAATATCTTGAACGGGAGAAACTGGACAAAAAGGAAGAATACAACATGTTAGAAAAATTACCGATAGCATCTTATGCTGCAAAACCAGAAGTAATACCAGTTGGACCGGTAATTAAGACTccctttttaataaaacgtctGACATATCCTGATGAACGGAAACGAAAGGGCGTATCAACGACGGAAAAAGCAGCCATCACTGTCAAAAAGGATCTTTGCGATGAG CCTTTAAACGAAAAAGATGATAAGATTGAAAAAACgcaaaaaactataattagtgccaagaataacaaaaaagaagTTGTTTCGTCACCGAAAGTTGTTGGTTTccaagtaattttaaaatataatattagatacTCTAGAATCGCTTATCACATCCGATTGTACAAACAAAACATC ttaaatacacaatttaaatattattttaaggtAGTGGATGaagatttagaaataatacgaGGCAATCTAAGGCTGCTAGATCGCGCAAGAATCGAAACTTCTTATTTCAAGCCCTGCTACATCGCGGCTATAGTTTGCATTCTAATCAAAATCAAGAAAGATGCAGATCGTTTTAGCGATAGAATTCTGGatcaagtaattctttttACCGAATCTCTTAATGAATTTATTGGTAGATTGCAATACGATGGATATAGGACATTTGATAACCTGGAGATCTTTGacacaaatttcaatattattctgAAAGAAGTTATTTCCGCCGATCCCGAGAGATCTCCATCCGACGAGCTTGATATAGTCGTTAGTaaatttctagaaaaaaatcagACTGGTATATTGGTGTTGTTAAATTGCGCCTACGCAATTTGGATGGCGGATGATAGATATTATCTTTTCGATCCTTATCCTTGCGACGAGAGGGGGAACGCCAACGAGGAAGGTTACTGTTGTCTTATGAGATTCCGCGATTTGAGATCCATGCTCGATAGAATTAAAGAGAACGCCGGCGAAACTGCGAAAAAATCTTTCCGTCTCTACACCATAGTGATCGCTTATATGGAAGTAGACCCAAGCTTATATGGAAGTAGATCTAAACGGAAACGAAAGAAAGGTGTCAAGCGTCGCATAAGGTTAAAAGACCCATCAGAAGAGTCGATTCTTAGCGAAACGGAACGGGACATGAGTCGGCCGGCAGTCGAGGCGGAAATATCTCTGATCGAATTAGCCGAGTGGGTTACTTCGCATGCAGAATTGGATCTGTATCGTGACGGCGCGGCAACCGGTTTCACACCGATGCGGAACTACGAGGCTTCGATGCTCGAGGTAAGCGTTTTGGAGGACGACATCACGACGCCTACGTTGGAGCCTACATCGACGAGCCTTCAGGGTCGCGAGGAAATGGCGGAGGTGAAAACAGTATCGTTCGGCAGGATATTTCGTAACCATTCGTCCGTAGCGATCCCCATCGATCTTTGCATCATGGCATGGTCGTTGATATACGATCCTGCGTCTTGGTCGGAACGCACTGTCAATGGTTTGATCGAAGCTGCCTTCGATTGCGCCTTCGACAACGTCCTGGCAAGCGAGGACACTTCCGTGAGTGACATGATCGATGCGGTGCTGCCGGAATTCGAGGTAGCGGATTATGCATTCCGGGTGGAATTCGCGCCACTGCACCACGGCATCCTGTACGCCACGGAGGGATGGAATCTCGCGATGACCCTGGAGAAGATATTAGAGATGACGACCTACACCGGCGCGATCATCGTCTGCGATGACGCTCACGTGGGCGTCATAAAACACGGCaagaattattttgcctgGTGGACGGTCGCGGGGACGAAAAGCCTGAGAATGATCGCGTCTAGCAACTTAGGCGATTTTCTTAAACTGATCGTTAAGGTGATCGATGTGCCAGAGGAGATTGAATTCACGGTGAGAGTGGTTACCATATCCTATGCTCGAAAAATGGATCCAGATTACAGTGATATCAAGGGCCTTCACGAGCCGAGAATGACGACGGTGTCGCTGCCAGAGATTCACCGGAAAGAGATTTCGAAGTCTTCCGAGGCGATCTTCAAGACGACCGCAAAGAAACCGATTTTTATACTCGGAACAGTAGCTCTTCGTGATCGCGACAGTCTGCAGGAGCCGCGGACAAAGCGTTGCTATTTTGTCGCGTTACTGGCGGTCGTGATAAAGAGGGACATCGTTCAGTCACCACTTCCCGCCATGATCGACAGAGTCCTCGAAGTGGCGGAAAATTTGTACAGAGGGTTCCCCGAATCGAAATTTCACGCAGAGCATATCTTGCGAAATGTCCCGCTGATGAACAGACTATTTAATCTTCGTGATTGCGCGCTACCTTTGGTCGTGTTGACGACGAATTCTCACACCGGTAGAAAAGATTTTTACGTGCAG GTAAAACATCATCTGAAACGCTACTTTAAAATGCATACAAGCGGCATACTGCATTTTACCAATTGCTGCTACGGCTTTTGGTACTCGAGAGCGACAAAGTGCTACTACTATTTAGATCCTTATCGGTGTGACTGGAGAGGCAGAAAGACTTCCGTTACCGGCAAGGCCTGCCTGTGCATCTTCTCTTCCGTGCGTCAAATGGTGAAGCACATGTGTCTTAATCAGTACGAAACCACAACCGGATTCTTTATCCACAGAATACACGTCACTTCCATCGACGCGTCACCGTTCGAGAAGTTCCAGGAAGATCCGATGTGGGTCTATCTGGACTATCACTGGAACTTTGCGCATTCGATTATGAAATCGCGTAAGAAAGCGAAAGGCGGCGACCGATCGGATCCGTTAAAGATCGATCGTCGTTTTTGGAAGAACTACGCGATTGAGGTGATCGGTTTGATTTATTCCGTTTGGGGCACAATCGGCGCGTACGATCATCGGTTTGGCGAACGAGCTGGAAAAAACCGCACCGCTATTTGCGTAGCTGTCCTGGCCATGCAGAATCTTTGTCATCCTTCGCGGTGGAATCCGGCCGTCCTGGACTCGGCCGTGATCTGCGGGGACTCCTACTATACGGAGAGCTTGAAGAGTTTAATGCGGAAATGTTCAAAGTGCGAGAACAGGTTCGGCTTGCGGACCTCCTTCAGGATATTCCCACACTCGTGGACTATAGACTTTGGCACGAGCGTGTACGGAATTCTGTACGGCAATCAAAACGAATCAACGTTGACCGACGCGTTAATATCGGCCTTTGAGGAAGCCCATAACGTCGTCATTGAGTGTAATGGGATCACCTTGGCGGCATTGGCAACCAAGGACGCTTATTATGTCGCTGATCCCTGCTGGATCGGACCGCCGTTGTTCGCGAGAAATCGCGGTGCGATTTATGTTCTgcgttgcaaaaatataaatgttttagtatacgccattacaaaaatatttaacaccAATCAGAGAATTGGCGTATACATTACGCCATTGTATCTCGCGTTTGATCGTGAAGACTTTGACGCAGATCTCCGTATCACGGAAAGAAAGATTCTTCCAAGATCCTTGCAGAAGATTCCGGGAAAGATTGAAGATCCCGGTATACCTATTCGCGGAGCGTTCACGGTACCCGACGAGGATTCTTATTTGCAATACCAACAGCATCTTGCTGAGAGCGTTAGCAGAGATTTCCAATTGGAGAGTTTACAACTTCAATGTACGGAACCTACATTAAATCCCGAAAAGGCGAACAATGCGCTCGTGAGCACCAAATGGCGTCTGAATCTCGGTAAAGCGCGTTCGCGGAAAAGACCACTCTCGGATCGTGATAGAACAAAAGATGATCTATTGGAATACGCCGATTCTGTGACCGATCTATGCCAGAGGCAAATTTCTACGATGGATTTAATTTCAGTAAGCGATCGTTATTCAAGATCAGTAGATTTCATCAGTGACGATACTCCAGATCATCGAATGTAG